CCATCGGAACGAAGACGTCTTCCGTGAAGATCGGGACACCGTCGACCTCGACTTTCAGCATCGGTTCGGTCTCGGGGCCCGTCACGATGTCATATGGGGCATCGATGCGCGACTGTCATTCGACGACATCGAGGGCAGTCCCGCCATCTCGTTTACCAGGTCCAATCGCATGTTCCACCGCGTCGGCGGCTACATTCAGGACCGGATCGCCCTGATCCCTGATCGGCTGTATCTGACGCTGGGCACAAAGGTCGAGCATGCGCTTTTCTCCGGGGCTCAGGTGCAGCCGAGTGCCAGACTGCTCTGGACGCCCGCCGACGGACACGCGGTCTGGGCGGCCGTCTCTCGCGCCGTCCGAACCCCATCCCGGGGCGAGGTGGATGTTCTAACCAATGCACTCGCCCTTCCCCCCGGTCCGGGTGGGCTCCCGACAGTCCTCCGCGTTGCCGGCAGCAACGACTTCGGGTCCGAGGAGCTGATCGCGTCGGAGCTTGGCTACCGGGTCAAACCGACCGACTGGGTCATGATCGACCTCGCCGCGTTTTACAACATCTATAACAACCTCCGGACCACCGAGCCGGGCGTCCCGTTCCCCGGTTCCGGCCCTGTCCCGCCGCACATCGTGGTCCCGCTCCGGGTTGACAACAAGATGAGCGGCCACACCGTCGGCGTCGAGATCGCCACCACCTGGAGTCCCGTCAGCTTCTGGAAACTGCAGCTCAACTATTCGTTTCTCGACATCCACCTGGATCCCGACCCGACCAGTCGCGATACCGTCTCAAAGACCGACGAGGGACTGAGCCCCCGGCACCGGGTCCAGCTCCTGTCACATCTGAATCTGCCCTGGCACCTGCAGTTCGACACGGCGGCCTACTTTGTGGACCGGCTTCCGACGTTCGATCTCCGTCGCTACCTTCGGCTGGACGTTCGCCTCGGCTGGCGTCCGACGCCGGCGTTCGAGATCGGTCTGGTCGGCCAGAACCTACTGGAGGGGTCGCATCAGGAGTTCGGCACGATCCTTGGCGACATCATCAACACCACCAGAGTGCAACGAGGCGGATTTGTGTACGCCACCTGGCGATTCTGATGACACCGCATGTGTCTTCGATGCGCCCATGGGTATGAGCGTCAGCATCCCGCATCCCCTCACCTTCATCCTCTCCCCAGAGGGGAGAGGAGATATTTTTTACCCCTCGCCCCCTTTTGGGGGAGAGGGCGAGGGTGAGGGGGACTTTC
The nucleotide sequence above comes from Candidatus Methylomirabilota bacterium. Encoded proteins:
- a CDS encoding TonB-dependent receptor, with the translated sequence MKTRIRAALLPLLLIVGWAAIPAQAQSPLPPDLTELTLEQLMKIKVTTVSRREEILFNTPAATYVITGEEIRRAGVRSIPEALRMAPGVDVAQLDANKWAISIRGFNGRFSNKLLVLIDGRSVYTPLFAGVFWDVQDTLLEDIDRIEVIRGPGGTLWGANAVNGVINIITKKASVTQGGYVEGGGGTEERGFGSLRYGGQFAEGGFYRAYAKYFRRDRFITPAGRDGADDWEAYRGGFRTDWDLSAADSLTVQGDIYRGTYGQTTTIPSLFPPFSETSEPTNTFSGGNLLARWRHRLSERSETILQLYYDRTHRNEDVFREDRDTVDLDFQHRFGLGARHDVIWGIDARLSFDDIEGSPAISFTRSNRMFHRVGGYIQDRIALIPDRLYLTLGTKVEHALFSGAQVQPSARLLWTPADGHAVWAAVSRAVRTPSRGEVDVLTNALALPPGPGGLPTVLRVAGSNDFGSEELIASELGYRVKPTDWVMIDLAAFYNIYNNLRTTEPGVPFPGSGPVPPHIVVPLRVDNKMSGHTVGVEIATTWSPVSFWKLQLNYSFLDIHLDPDPTSRDTVSKTDEGLSPRHRVQLLSHLNLPWHLQFDTAAYFVDRLPTFDLRRYLRLDVRLGWRPTPAFEIGLVGQNLLEGSHQEFGTILGDIINTTRVQRGGFVYATWRF